A window of the Euzebya pacifica genome harbors these coding sequences:
- a CDS encoding hydantoinase B/oxoprolinase family protein encodes MADPRPPADPARLQVTRHALDGVAEQMGVALERSAYSPNITERLDLSAAIFSPSGEMVAQAEHIPVHLGSMPASVDSILGAFDLSPGMTAVVNDPYRGGSHLPDITLVGAVGDREDGRSGQLIGYVANRAHHADIAGAAPGSMPADATDIAMEGLRIPPLLLVDDHGERTDVIEMLAANSRTPTERHGDLRAQFAANHAGAARLCEMAAERGRDGLLADMDALVDYAERRIRAALAEMPDGEWTFSDWLEVAADGSMDAAAQAVGLELHTTVAIRGDQLVVDLTRCPPQVPANVNAVRAVTESAALFVLRLVTDPDAPANAGTARAMTVQTTPGTIVDAVFPAPVATGNVETSQRLVDLLLGALAQAVPDRVPAASQGTMNNILIGSSGQGTPFAYYETIGGGEGGTPGRPGMDGVHTGMTNTRNTPVEALEVAYPLRVVRSELRSGTGGEGLHPGGDGIVREIEVLTDARVTVQTERRARGPWGLGGGRAGQPGRNTLIRPDGTTQALPAKVTLTVQAGDRIRLETPGGGGWGTQAAHQ; translated from the coding sequence ATGGCTGACCCGCGCCCACCCGCCGACCCGGCACGCCTGCAGGTCACCCGCCACGCCCTCGACGGTGTCGCCGAGCAGATGGGGGTGGCGTTGGAGCGGTCCGCCTACTCCCCCAACATCACCGAGCGCCTCGACCTGTCCGCGGCCATCTTCTCGCCGAGCGGTGAGATGGTGGCCCAGGCCGAGCACATCCCGGTCCACCTCGGCTCGATGCCGGCATCGGTCGACTCGATCCTCGGCGCCTTCGACCTGTCGCCGGGGATGACCGCCGTCGTCAACGACCCCTACCGGGGTGGGTCGCACCTGCCCGACATCACCCTCGTCGGCGCGGTCGGAGACCGCGAGGACGGACGGTCGGGGCAGCTCATCGGGTATGTCGCGAACCGTGCACACCACGCCGACATCGCCGGCGCCGCGCCCGGGTCGATGCCGGCCGACGCCACCGACATCGCGATGGAGGGCCTGCGCATCCCACCGCTCCTGCTGGTCGACGACCACGGCGAACGCACCGACGTGATCGAGATGCTGGCGGCCAACTCGCGGACCCCGACGGAACGTCACGGCGACCTGCGGGCCCAGTTCGCCGCCAACCACGCCGGAGCCGCGAGGTTGTGCGAGATGGCCGCCGAACGAGGTCGGGACGGCCTCCTGGCCGACATGGATGCGCTGGTGGACTACGCCGAACGGCGGATCCGCGCCGCCCTGGCCGAGATGCCCGACGGCGAGTGGACGTTCAGCGACTGGTTGGAGGTCGCCGCCGACGGCTCCATGGATGCCGCTGCCCAGGCCGTTGGGCTCGAGCTGCACACCACCGTGGCCATCCGTGGCGACCAGCTCGTGGTCGACCTGACACGTTGCCCCCCGCAGGTCCCTGCCAACGTCAACGCCGTGCGGGCCGTGACGGAGTCCGCCGCCCTGTTCGTCCTGCGCCTCGTCACCGACCCGGATGCGCCGGCCAACGCCGGGACGGCTCGGGCCATGACCGTGCAGACCACCCCGGGGACGATCGTGGACGCCGTCTTCCCGGCTCCGGTCGCAACCGGCAACGTCGAGACCAGCCAACGCCTGGTCGACCTGCTGCTCGGCGCGCTCGCACAGGCCGTGCCCGACCGCGTGCCGGCTGCGTCGCAGGGCACCATGAACAACATCCTCATCGGCAGCAGCGGGCAGGGCACCCCGTTCGCCTACTACGAGACGATCGGCGGCGGTGAGGGCGGCACCCCGGGACGGCCCGGCATGGACGGCGTCCACACGGGCATGACCAACACGCGCAACACCCCGGTCGAGGCGCTGGAGGTGGCCTACCCGCTGCGGGTCGTTCGCTCCGAGCTCCGCAGCGGAACCGGCGGCGAGGGGCTGCACCCCGGCGGCGACGGGATCGTGCGCGAGATCGAGGTGCTGACCGACGCACGGGTGACCGTGCAGACGGAACGCCGGGCCCGGGGGCCATGGGGCCTGGGCGGCGGTCGGGCCGGACAACCGGGGCGCAACACCCTCATCCGACCCGACGGGACGACGCAGGCCCTCCCCGCGAAGGTGACCCTGACGGTGCAGGCTGGTGACCGCATCCGCCTGGAGACGCCTGGCGGAGGAGGCTGGGGAACGCAGGCCGCACACCAATGA
- a CDS encoding hemolysin family protein: protein MSTVLGLLAVLLLIFGNAWFVAAEFALVTARRGRLEAAHEGGDRRAGRALQLLGRLSFALSGAQLGITVTSLAVGFIAEPVFTALFEPLLSPLGIRPALVPVIAVSLGLVVSTAGQMVLGELGPKNLAIAKAEDVAKSLAGGQILYLRLFGPIIHLFDSAANRLLRLVGIEPSEEIDNSVTVEELEHIITSSSASGTLGEGVSALLQRSIEFRDLHADDAMRPRADVVSISGDATCEELTALGVRTGHSRFPVTGPEGLDDLLGVVNIKDLLDVPVAERAITPVRTLAEPELAVPESASLRDVLLLLRDTHTQLAVVVDEFGGTEGIVTLEDIVEELVGDIRDEHDRAERQAVLRADGSWRVPGSWRIDEVRRDTGIELPQGEHDTISGLLMATLSRVPVVGDTLRLDGITIEVLAVQRHVAQTVRLSTDPDHAPDGDEPPVPAPVHVHDKETER, encoded by the coding sequence GTGAGCACCGTCCTCGGCCTCCTGGCCGTCCTCCTGCTGATCTTCGGCAACGCCTGGTTCGTCGCCGCCGAGTTCGCGCTGGTCACCGCCCGGCGTGGTCGGCTGGAGGCCGCCCACGAAGGCGGTGACCGCCGTGCAGGCCGGGCCCTGCAGCTGCTCGGTCGCCTGTCGTTCGCCCTGTCCGGCGCGCAGCTGGGCATCACGGTGACCTCGCTGGCCGTCGGGTTCATCGCCGAGCCGGTCTTCACCGCCCTCTTCGAGCCGCTGCTGTCCCCGCTCGGCATCCGGCCCGCGCTTGTCCCGGTCATCGCCGTCAGCCTGGGCCTGGTGGTGTCCACCGCCGGTCAGATGGTCCTCGGTGAGCTGGGCCCCAAGAACCTCGCCATCGCCAAGGCCGAGGACGTGGCGAAGAGCCTAGCCGGTGGCCAGATCCTGTACCTGCGGTTGTTCGGCCCGATCATCCACCTCTTCGACAGCGCCGCCAACCGGCTGCTGCGCCTGGTCGGCATCGAACCCAGCGAGGAGATCGACAACTCCGTCACCGTGGAGGAGCTGGAGCACATCATCACCAGCTCCTCGGCCTCCGGCACCCTCGGCGAGGGCGTGTCGGCCCTGCTGCAGCGCTCCATCGAGTTCCGCGACCTGCACGCCGACGACGCGATGCGGCCTCGCGCCGACGTCGTCTCCATCTCCGGTGACGCCACCTGTGAGGAGCTGACGGCCCTCGGGGTGCGCACCGGCCACTCACGCTTCCCCGTGACCGGCCCCGAGGGGCTGGACGACCTCCTCGGTGTCGTCAACATCAAGGATCTGCTGGACGTGCCCGTCGCCGAACGGGCGATCACGCCCGTCCGGACCCTCGCCGAACCCGAGCTCGCCGTGCCCGAGTCGGCCTCGCTCCGCGACGTGCTCCTGCTGCTCCGCGACACCCACACCCAGCTCGCCGTCGTCGTCGACGAGTTCGGCGGCACCGAGGGCATCGTCACCCTCGAGGACATCGTGGAGGAGCTCGTCGGCGACATCCGCGACGAACACGACCGCGCCGAACGGCAGGCGGTCCTGCGAGCCGACGGCAGCTGGCGGGTGCCGGGCTCGTGGCGCATCGACGAGGTACGACGCGACACCGGTATCGAGCTGCCGCAGGGCGAGCACGACACCATCAGCGGCCTGCTGATGGCGACGCTGTCGCGTGTCCCCGTCGTCGGGGACACCCTGCGGCTGGACGGCATCACCATCGAGGTCCTGGCCGTGCAACGGCACGTCGCCCAGACGGTCCGGCTGAGCACCGACCCCGACCACGCCCCCGACGGTGACGAGCCACCTGTGCCAGCACCGGTGCACGTGCACGACAAGGAGACCGAACGATGA
- a CDS encoding hemolysin family protein — MTGPTGAIVAIVLLAVNGAFVAAEFALLAVRRSRIQQLADADDARATAALKGLKELSVTLAGAQLGITMASLGLGYVAEPLVAGFFEHLLAESTPLPEPAAVTIGFAIGLSIVVFLHMVVGEMAPKSWAIADAERSSLLLARPFLLFVSIFRPVILLLNGMANALVRAVGVEPQEELAVAHAPSDLLMVLRESYNEGTIAGEDHELLSRALELSGLDAESIMIPRREVVAVAATATAAEVMAVASATGRSRLPVHGGDLDQVLGVLTVKDLVLRPDRFGPETPAARLARPAMVVPESRPIEDLLLDMRQQRQHIAMVADEYGSVSGLVSLEDVIEELIGEFDDETDRLSRRLRRRPDGRLVVAGNLRAHELAEQTGLELPDGPWETLAGFIEHRTGNVPQVGATASLGGVRLTVTTVDRFRIIEVELRPAKPTGATTPERQ; from the coding sequence ATGACGGGGCCGACCGGGGCCATCGTCGCCATCGTCCTGCTGGCCGTCAACGGGGCGTTCGTGGCGGCGGAGTTCGCGCTGCTCGCCGTGCGACGGTCCCGCATCCAGCAGCTCGCCGACGCCGACGACGCCCGCGCCACCGCGGCGCTCAAGGGGCTCAAGGAGCTGTCGGTCACGCTCGCCGGCGCGCAGCTCGGCATCACCATGGCCAGCCTCGGCCTCGGCTACGTGGCCGAACCGCTGGTCGCCGGCTTCTTCGAGCACCTCCTGGCGGAGTCCACTCCCCTGCCCGAACCCGCGGCGGTCACCATCGGTTTCGCCATCGGGCTGTCGATCGTGGTCTTCCTGCACATGGTCGTCGGCGAGATGGCCCCCAAGTCGTGGGCGATCGCCGACGCCGAACGGTCCTCGCTGTTGCTGGCCCGACCCTTCCTGCTGTTCGTCTCCATCTTCAGACCGGTCATCCTCCTCCTCAACGGCATGGCCAACGCCCTCGTGCGTGCCGTCGGGGTCGAACCGCAGGAGGAGCTCGCGGTGGCCCACGCCCCCTCCGACCTGCTGATGGTGCTGCGCGAGTCCTACAACGAGGGGACGATCGCTGGGGAGGACCACGAGCTGCTGAGCCGTGCGCTGGAGCTGTCGGGGCTCGACGCCGAATCCATCATGATCCCCCGCCGGGAGGTCGTGGCCGTCGCCGCGACCGCAACCGCTGCGGAGGTCATGGCGGTCGCCAGCGCCACGGGCCGATCCCGTCTGCCCGTCCACGGCGGCGACCTCGACCAGGTGTTGGGGGTGCTGACCGTCAAGGACCTCGTCCTGCGTCCCGACCGCTTCGGCCCCGAGACACCGGCCGCCCGGCTGGCCCGCCCCGCGATGGTGGTGCCGGAGTCCCGACCGATCGAGGACCTGTTGCTGGACATGCGGCAGCAGCGGCAGCACATCGCGATGGTGGCCGACGAGTACGGCTCCGTCAGCGGCCTCGTGTCGCTGGAGGACGTCATCGAGGAGCTGATCGGCGAGTTCGACGACGAGACCGACCGGCTGTCACGTCGCCTGCGGCGCCGTCCCGACGGCCGGCTGGTCGTGGCCGGCAACCTGCGTGCCCACGAGCTGGCCGAGCAGACGGGCCTGGAGCTGCCCGACGGCCCGTGGGAGACCCTCGCCGGGTTCATCGAGCATCGGACGGGCAACGTGCCCCAGGTCGGCGCAACCGCCAGCCTCGGCGGTGTCCGCCTGACCGTGACGACGGTCGACCGGTTCCGCATCATCGAGGTCGAGCTCCGGCCGGCCAAGCCGACCGGAGCCACGACACCGGAGCGTCAGTAG
- a CDS encoding LCP family protein produces MSQDDYDYDRTYGERWGGDGHRPDDFGPAMTGRHRRVSFTKALGGVFNIAFSALMIVLLALGGLAVYASSQIQREPVEGLVSGGPTLNVLVVGSDSRDGFTPEQLLELGTEAVDGRRTDTIFLLSIDGGRAAMLSFPRDLFVEQCDGVQGRVNAAFARGGPSCLVQTVSNASGIPIDHYVEVNLFGFVQIVDAVGGVPVFLDEPLQDQFAAVDLPAGCHVLDGTQAIGFVRARHVDSDLGRIARQQRFLRSLAQQVVSPSTLVNVPRLFRVAGSAGRTLIADEGLGLIELAQLARAARGLAGSGLATYTVPANAANIGGAAVLVPDPDAAGALYASFADGSVLSLNPGEDVQALQPGDVPVRVLNATGTEGLAATVRDFLTARGFDIVGIGNADPTDGTVVRYAGPNVAAAQLVAEQIPGATLQQDDSLTEVVLIVGSAIDVSAPPPPPMTEDPGAAEEVPVGAAAVPDECS; encoded by the coding sequence ATGAGCCAGGACGACTACGACTACGACCGCACCTACGGCGAGCGCTGGGGTGGCGACGGCCATCGCCCGGACGACTTCGGTCCCGCCATGACCGGCCGCCACCGGCGGGTGTCGTTCACCAAGGCGCTGGGTGGGGTGTTCAACATCGCGTTCTCGGCCCTGATGATCGTGCTCCTCGCCCTCGGGGGGCTGGCGGTGTATGCCTCCAGCCAGATCCAGCGCGAACCGGTCGAGGGCCTCGTGAGCGGCGGGCCCACCCTCAACGTGCTGGTGGTCGGATCCGACAGCCGTGACGGCTTCACCCCCGAGCAGCTGCTGGAGCTGGGCACGGAGGCGGTCGACGGCCGTCGGACCGACACGATCTTCCTGCTCAGCATCGACGGCGGACGGGCCGCGATGCTCTCGTTCCCCCGCGACCTGTTCGTCGAGCAGTGCGACGGCGTGCAGGGCCGGGTCAACGCGGCGTTCGCCCGCGGTGGTCCCAGCTGCCTGGTCCAGACCGTCTCCAACGCCTCGGGCATCCCGATCGACCACTACGTCGAGGTCAACCTGTTCGGGTTCGTGCAGATCGTCGACGCGGTCGGTGGTGTGCCGGTGTTCCTCGACGAGCCCCTGCAGGACCAGTTCGCGGCGGTCGACCTGCCCGCTGGCTGCCACGTGCTCGACGGCACCCAGGCCATCGGCTTCGTCCGCGCCCGCCACGTCGACTCCGACCTCGGTCGCATCGCTCGCCAGCAGCGGTTCCTGCGCTCGCTGGCCCAGCAGGTCGTGTCCCCCTCGACCCTGGTCAACGTCCCCCGCCTGTTCCGCGTCGCGGGTTCGGCTGGCCGCACGCTCATCGCCGACGAGGGGCTCGGGCTGATCGAGCTGGCGCAGCTGGCGCGAGCGGCCCGTGGGCTGGCGGGCTCCGGCCTAGCCACCTACACGGTGCCGGCCAACGCCGCGAACATCGGCGGGGCTGCCGTCCTCGTGCCCGACCCGGACGCCGCCGGCGCGCTGTACGCCTCGTTCGCCGACGGGTCGGTGCTGTCGCTGAACCCCGGTGAGGACGTGCAGGCGCTGCAGCCGGGCGACGTGCCTGTCCGGGTCCTCAACGCCACCGGTACCGAGGGCCTTGCCGCCACGGTGCGCGACTTCCTGACCGCACGCGGGTTCGACATCGTCGGCATCGGCAACGCCGACCCCACCGACGGCACGGTCGTGCGCTACGCCGGCCCCAACGTCGCCGCGGCCCAGCTGGTCGCCGAGCAGATCCCCGGCGCGACGCTGCAGCAGGACGACTCGCTGACCGAGGTCGTCCTCATCGTCGGCTCAGCCATCGACGTGTCCGCCCCGCCTCCTCCCCCGATGACGGAGGACCCGGGCGCGGCCGAGGAGGTCCCCGTCGGCGCCGCCGCCGTCCCCGACGAATGCAGCTAG
- the moeB gene encoding molybdopterin-synthase adenylyltransferase MoeB has protein sequence MEPLIAEPAPLTNDEIRRYSRHLIMPNIGMDGQGRLKAAKVLLVGTGGLGSPAAMYLAAAGVGEIGLVDYDTVDESNLHRQVIHGTKDIGKRKTESARETILDINPTVKVNIHETLLRSENALEIIEPYDLVIDGTDNFPTRYLVNDACAILGKPNVYGSIFRFEGQLSVFWNEVGPNYRDLFPEPPPPGMVPSCAEGGVFGVLCASIGAGQVTEAIKLITGIGEPLIGKMKLYDALDHDWRTITVRKDPDAKPITELIDYEEFCGVPANDHVSDDVDSDFDLQITPVEFEKIRDEVTLIDVRDPHEYEISRIEGSTLIPLGDLPSRMHELDSSDEIVLQCKSGQRSMQALNILRDAGFRKLRNLQGGINGYSRQVDSSIPTY, from the coding sequence ATGGAACCGCTCATCGCCGAACCGGCACCGCTCACCAACGACGAGATCCGTCGTTACTCCCGACACCTCATCATGCCCAACATCGGCATGGACGGGCAGGGACGCCTCAAGGCCGCCAAGGTCCTGCTCGTCGGCACGGGTGGCCTCGGCTCCCCGGCTGCCATGTACCTCGCCGCCGCCGGTGTGGGGGAGATCGGCCTGGTCGACTACGACACCGTCGACGAGTCCAACCTGCACCGCCAGGTCATCCACGGCACCAAGGACATCGGCAAGCGCAAGACCGAGTCCGCCCGCGAGACGATCCTCGACATCAACCCGACGGTCAAGGTCAACATCCACGAGACGCTCCTGCGCAGCGAGAACGCGCTGGAGATCATCGAGCCCTACGACCTGGTCATCGACGGGACCGACAACTTCCCGACCCGGTACCTGGTCAACGACGCCTGCGCGATCCTGGGCAAGCCGAACGTCTACGGCTCGATCTTCCGCTTCGAGGGGCAGCTGAGCGTCTTCTGGAACGAGGTCGGCCCGAACTACCGCGACCTCTTCCCCGAACCGCCGCCCCCCGGCATGGTCCCCTCCTGCGCCGAGGGTGGCGTATTCGGGGTCCTGTGCGCGTCGATCGGCGCCGGTCAGGTGACGGAGGCCATCAAGCTCATCACCGGCATCGGCGAACCGCTCATCGGCAAGATGAAGCTGTACGACGCGCTCGACCACGACTGGCGCACGATCACGGTCCGCAAGGACCCCGACGCCAAGCCCATCACCGAGCTCATCGACTACGAGGAGTTCTGCGGCGTCCCCGCCAACGACCACGTCTCCGACGACGTCGACAGCGACTTCGACCTGCAGATCACGCCAGTGGAGTTCGAGAAGATCCGCGACGAGGTCACCCTCATCGACGTCCGCGACCCCCACGAGTACGAGATCTCGCGCATCGAGGGGTCGACCCTCATCCCGCTCGGTGACCTGCCCTCACGCATGCACGAGCTGGACTCCTCCGACGAGATCGTCCTGCAGTGCAAGTCGGGCCAGCGGTCGATGCAGGCGCTCAACATCCTGCGCGACGCGGGGTTCCGCAAGCTGCGCAACCTGCAGGGCGGCATCAACGGCTACTCCCGACAGGTCGACAGCTCGATCCCGACCTACTGA
- a CDS encoding murein hydrolase activator EnvC family protein: MILSSSIHSPLSRAVLLLLVLAMAIATSGPASATGSEESRISQTREELERVRGELNAARGEADDDMIALEDADAQLEAVFTAVETAQQAVGRQEDAVAEAERELAVAQGELVEQQQRMALRINRLYRQARPDPLITVLDASTVSDAVEQSAYITAIGRQDRALVEGLENAQSRVEGRQRALDEETVALDRVLVEQQALLVEVEEIRNDRELIAAASQDLVARLQSREEHLEEEAIELLREQAQAEARAVAEAAAKEAAEQLAAEVIADDEAEGEDDEAEIEEATAPPPAPAPVAAPSGGGGLQWPAGGTVTSGFGPRWGRNHNGIDIAAGSGAPIVAARGGTVTKAENWSGSGFGNVVIIAHGNGLTTLYAHMSSIAVSAGQSVGGGTYLGGMGCTGSCTGTHLHFEVWAGGTPVDPMGYL, from the coding sequence ATGATCCTCTCCTCCTCCATCCATTCGCCGCTCAGCCGCGCCGTCCTGCTGCTGCTCGTCCTCGCCATGGCCATCGCCACGAGCGGCCCGGCCAGCGCGACCGGTTCGGAGGAATCCCGGATCTCCCAGACCCGCGAGGAGCTCGAACGCGTTCGCGGCGAGCTGAACGCCGCGCGGGGGGAGGCCGACGACGACATGATCGCGCTGGAGGATGCCGACGCCCAGCTGGAAGCCGTCTTCACCGCCGTGGAGACCGCCCAGCAGGCCGTCGGACGCCAGGAGGACGCCGTCGCCGAGGCCGAGCGCGAGCTGGCCGTCGCGCAGGGCGAGCTCGTCGAGCAGCAGCAGCGGATGGCGCTGCGCATCAACCGGTTGTACCGCCAGGCACGCCCCGACCCCCTGATCACCGTCCTGGACGCCTCCACGGTGTCGGACGCCGTCGAGCAGAGCGCCTACATCACCGCCATCGGTCGCCAGGACCGCGCGCTGGTCGAGGGCCTCGAGAACGCCCAGTCACGCGTCGAGGGCCGTCAGCGTGCCCTCGACGAGGAGACCGTCGCGCTGGACCGCGTGCTGGTCGAGCAGCAGGCGCTGCTGGTCGAGGTGGAGGAGATCCGCAACGACCGCGAGCTGATCGCCGCCGCCAGCCAGGACCTGGTCGCCCGCCTGCAGTCCCGCGAGGAGCACCTGGAGGAGGAGGCCATCGAGCTGCTCCGCGAGCAGGCCCAGGCCGAGGCCCGCGCGGTGGCCGAGGCGGCCGCCAAGGAAGCCGCCGAGCAGCTGGCCGCCGAGGTCATCGCCGACGACGAGGCCGAGGGCGAGGACGACGAGGCCGAGATCGAGGAGGCCACCGCACCGCCGCCCGCGCCGGCCCCCGTGGCCGCACCGTCCGGCGGTGGCGGCCTCCAGTGGCCCGCCGGTGGCACCGTCACGTCCGGGTTCGGACCCCGCTGGGGCCGCAACCACAACGGCATCGACATCGCTGCCGGCTCGGGGGCGCCGATCGTGGCCGCCCGCGGTGGCACCGTCACCAAGGCCGAGAACTGGTCCGGCAGCGGCTTCGGCAACGTCGTGATCATCGCCCACGGCAACGGCCTGACCACCCTCTACGCCCACATGTCCTCCATCGCCGTCAGCGCGGGCCAGTCCGTCGGCGGGGGGACCTACCTCGGCGGCATGGGCTGCACCGGCTCGTGCACCGGTACCCACCTGCACTTCGAGGTCTGGGCCGGTGGCACCCCCGTCGACCCCATGGGCTACCTCTAG
- a CDS encoding VanW family protein: MDTTQDAVDRGTGRRATSGPRRRPPQRGSSRSPVREAIATVVGLVVVLAVVFLGLRAARADTALPGLTVAGVDVGGQSSDAVTTAIAGLDDARRTRTITVTRGTDEVVSTAEELGYALDVEATVAAVMDRGRQANPLLAFRDQVRATFVPLTVPPIAAFDSIAFERWIDRIADDLALPPIEADLVITGTTVEVVQPQPGETIDVEALRSAALDALQDGGDATIEVPTVVTTPSTDPEAIADLAAAAELAISAPVTLIRGDVRLSLTGERIGALLQVRAEAVSEGGDADLELVIDPDRLLAMLPAEQFAALAQPPQDASIEVTGGQVVVTPSVDGFAFDAVAAAEQVLEVATTPGARSAELTGELTEPEVTTEDIEAMGIVEQVATFTTEHPCCQSRVTNIQRMADIVRGTIVMPGETFSLNGLVGPRTTDKGFVGGGAISGGEFVEQIGGGVSQFTTTMFNTIYFGGYDIVEFKPHSYYISRYPLGREATLNYDPPVDLKFTNDSPHAIWIDTTYTDTSITVSFWSTEYAEVTSTTGDRYGLREPREEREESDELPAGEERVVQSGRDGFSVDFTRTIAYVDGRTATETYTTVYLAEPRIVMVGTGEGQDDEEPTEEPTQPAPDPTEEPDPEPTAPAPAPTEEPAPAPAPTAAPEPAPSDGGGG; the protein is encoded by the coding sequence ATGGACACGACGCAGGATGCCGTCGACCGAGGGACGGGCCGACGGGCGACCTCCGGTCCACGACGCCGACCACCACAACGAGGATCCTCCCGGTCACCGGTACGAGAGGCCATCGCCACCGTCGTGGGGCTGGTCGTCGTGCTGGCCGTCGTGTTCCTCGGGTTGCGCGCCGCACGCGCCGACACGGCGCTGCCGGGCCTCACCGTCGCCGGCGTCGACGTGGGCGGCCAGTCCTCCGACGCGGTCACCACCGCGATCGCCGGGCTCGACGACGCACGCCGGACGCGGACCATCACCGTCACCCGAGGGACAGACGAGGTGGTGTCCACCGCGGAGGAGCTCGGCTACGCCCTCGACGTCGAGGCAACCGTCGCCGCCGTCATGGATCGCGGCCGGCAGGCCAACCCGTTGCTGGCGTTCAGGGATCAGGTCCGCGCGACGTTCGTCCCGCTGACGGTGCCTCCGATCGCCGCCTTCGACAGCATCGCGTTCGAGCGGTGGATCGACCGGATCGCCGACGACCTGGCGCTGCCCCCGATCGAGGCCGACCTCGTGATCACCGGGACGACCGTGGAGGTCGTGCAGCCCCAGCCGGGCGAGACGATCGACGTCGAGGCGCTTCGATCGGCGGCGCTCGATGCCCTCCAGGACGGCGGCGACGCCACCATCGAGGTGCCGACGGTCGTGACCACCCCGTCGACGGACCCAGAGGCGATCGCCGACCTCGCCGCAGCTGCAGAGCTGGCCATCTCCGCCCCGGTGACCCTGATCCGTGGCGACGTCCGGCTGTCGCTGACCGGCGAACGCATCGGTGCGTTGCTGCAGGTCCGGGCCGAAGCGGTCAGCGAGGGCGGCGACGCCGACCTGGAGCTGGTCATCGACCCGGACCGGCTGCTCGCGATGCTGCCGGCCGAACAGTTCGCCGCGCTCGCCCAGCCCCCGCAGGACGCCAGCATCGAGGTCACCGGAGGCCAGGTCGTGGTGACCCCGTCGGTCGACGGGTTCGCCTTCGACGCCGTGGCCGCGGCCGAGCAGGTCCTCGAGGTGGCGACGACGCCCGGCGCACGCAGCGCCGAGCTGACCGGCGAGCTGACCGAGCCGGAGGTCACCACCGAGGACATCGAGGCGATGGGGATCGTCGAGCAGGTCGCCACGTTCACCACCGAGCACCCCTGCTGCCAGTCCCGGGTCACCAACATCCAGCGGATGGCCGACATCGTGCGCGGCACGATCGTGATGCCCGGCGAGACGTTCTCGCTCAACGGCCTCGTGGGTCCCCGCACGACCGACAAGGGCTTCGTGGGTGGCGGCGCCATCTCCGGTGGCGAGTTCGTCGAGCAGATCGGAGGCGGGGTCAGCCAGTTCACCACCACGATGTTCAACACCATCTACTTCGGCGGCTACGACATCGTGGAGTTCAAGCCGCACAGCTACTACATCTCCCGATACCCCCTCGGACGCGAGGCGACGCTGAACTACGACCCCCCGGTCGACCTGAAGTTCACCAACGACTCGCCCCACGCCATCTGGATCGACACCACCTACACCGACACCTCGATCACCGTCAGCTTCTGGTCCACCGAGTACGCCGAGGTGACCTCGACCACCGGCGACCGGTACGGCCTGCGCGAACCCCGGGAGGAGCGCGAGGAGTCCGACGAGCTTCCCGCCGGTGAGGAACGCGTCGTGCAGAGCGGCCGCGACGGCTTCAGCGTGGACTTCACCCGGACGATCGCCTACGTCGACGGCCGCACGGCCACCGAGACCTACACGACGGTCTACCTGGCCGAACCCAGGATCGTCATGGTCGGCACCGGCGAGGGACAGGACGACGAGGAACCGACCGAGGAACCCACCCAGCCGGCTCCTGATCCGACCGAGGAGCCCGACCCCGAGCCGACAGCGCCTGCGCCGGCACCAACGGAGGAACCGGCCCCCGCACCTGCGCCGACCGCAGCTCCGGAGCCCGCGCCGAGCGACGGTGGCGGCGGGTGA